A segment of the Desulfobulbaceae bacterium genome:
TAGGACGTCAAGGCTAGTAAATTTCTCGATTTGATCGACGGAATCAAGGGAAGTGTCCATGGCTTCGCTGAGAATAGTGGCCAGGAGTCCGAGAATGACCCCGATTGCCAAACCGGCCACTCCCTTGACCGCAACGCTAGTGTGGTTGATCGGAGCCATGGGCTCAAGCGCCGGTTTGACGACAATGACCTCTTCGATCTTGGAGGCCTCCATGATCCGGGCCTCATGAAGTTTGTTTTCGAGGAGGGAGTAAACGTTTTCGTTCAGTTGCACCTCTCGTTTAAGCCGTTCCATCATCAGGCTCTTGCCAGGGAGTTCAGCCAGTTGTTGTTTGATGGTGGTTGAGGTGTCACTGGCGGCGGCTATTCGCTGATCAACGGTAGCCAGCTGCTCCTTCAGCGAGGCGCTCAGGTTGCGCAAAATCTCGGCCAGTTGGCTGTCAATGGATTGGATTTCAGGGTGTTCCGCTGTGTAGTTCAGCAGCAACGATTGTCGCTGCATCAACAGGGTGACCATCGTGGTGTTCAAGGTGGTATAGACTGCCGGCGCCTCAGAGAACAGAAAGCTCGGGGTGGCGGATGGTGGCGAGAGGAGGGCTGAATCAAGCCTGGTCAGAGCCTCGCTTATCTCTTGCCTTTGTTTCTCGATGGCTACAATCTCGGCTTCACTCTGGGCCAGTTGGCCAAGTATGGTTGTGGTCTGGCTGTCCAGGGAGATGGCATGGTTGGTCTCCTCGAACTCCTTGAGCGACTCTTCCGCCTTGCGCAAGCGGTCGGCCACATGTCCTAGCTGTTCCTCGATGAATCTTCGGGCATCGTAGGTTCGCTTGTTGATTTCGGCGGTATGCTCTGCCGTGTAGACTCGGGCCATGGCGCTGGCTAATTGCTGGGCAAAGCGGGGAGACAAGTCCTGGGCTGTGATGTTGATCAGGTTGCTGTTTCCCTCTCGTTCTGCTTTGACCTTATTCTTTAACTCCATGATGATGGCGATGTAGCGTGGGTCGGTGCGGATAGTGGTTGTGCTCAGATCCGCACTGATTCGGTTCATTGCTACCGCCACCTTCTCAAGGATGGGATAGCTGGTGATGATCGAGGCTTGGGTCTCTAAATAGTCTGCCCCGGACCAGGAGATGGCCTCCAGGTAAACGCCTGTCGCAGTGCTGCTTTTTTCGATTTTTACTGTGGCGATACTTTCAAAGATGGGCTCCGGGCGGTTGAAGAATGCAAGCGCCGTGGTGCCGAGCCCCATGCTGAGAGCGATGATGAGGATCAGCGTTTTGTGGCGCTTGAGCAGGAGCCAGTATGTTTGGAGGTTGATGTCGTATTCCACAATCTGCTTACCGGGTCAGTACCCGGAGGGTGTCGGGGTTGGCGTAGGTGTCACGGATGCGGCCGGGGTAGAAGATGTACTCCAGCATCGGGGTGGTCTTGAGGATGAA
Coding sequences within it:
- a CDS encoding AAA family ATPase, which translates into the protein MEYDINLQTYWLLLKRHKTLILIIALSMGLGTTALAFFNRPEPIFESIATVKIEKSSTATGVYLEAISWSGADYLETQASIITSYPILEKVAVAMNRISADLSTTTIRTDPRYIAIIMELKNKVKAEREGNSNLINITAQDLSPRFAQQLASAMARVYTAEHTAEINKRTYDARRFIEEQLGHVADRLRKAEESLKEFEETNHAISLDSQTTTILGQLAQSEAEIVAIEKQRQEISEALTRLDSALLSPPSATPSFLFSEAPAVYTTLNTTMVTLLMQRQSLLLNYTAEHPEIQSIDSQLAEILRNLSASLKEQLATVDQRIAAASDTSTTIKQQLAELPGKSLMMERLKREVQLNENVYSLLENKLHEARIMEASKIEEVIVVKPALEPMAPINHTSVAVKGVAGLAIGVILGLLATILSEAMDTSLDSVDQIEKFTSLDVLATIGPLDRDDVMTTAQSLHQTPIPDTKNLLHIIHLPAHFLPGSRVAESYREIMAALRLAAIDRPLKTIAFTSASADEGKTTALLNTAIALTQANYRVLVIEADMRQPIIASWFGIPPTPGLTDIMLGTQDRHQAIRTITDFILGEMTVEEVTLTPGLDNLFILPCGARPTNPSEILFNQKFRNLLKNASKRYDMILIDLPPILTSADTAIISSHIDGLILVYKAGITEQHLLRRAIDQLRQSKTNPLGIVMNSTGRKQAGLEQGHDSPTRTKRALEKTLRIIDKQPLPQLGSHWLLVLSGFVLLALAFSWSLIGVSP